The Venturia canescens isolate UGA chromosome 4, ASM1945775v1, whole genome shotgun sequence genomic interval GGCGAgcgtagcagcagcagcggcaaAAGCAGCTAAAAAAGCAACTTCACGGCGCGAAGAATTATTAAAACAGTTGAAAGCCGTGGAAGATGCAATCGCGCGTAAACGGTCCAAGGTATAAGTTTGAAATACCTAATCAGTGGACATCGTTAATTCGTTGATAATAACAGTACAATTAAAcaagaaatgaaaagaaaaaaaatgtacaaccAAGATCGCCGCATTGATTAAACAGTCGCTTGATATAAGACCAACATGTGACGTCATGTTAGGCTATACTAATAGGTTTAAATAAAgaacattttgtttttaaatttcaacaacatcTGTCATGTCATATTTATtctttattccattttttgttGATTAAGGTAATTCGATCACCGGACAAATTGGCTAATAACTTTCTGTTGCATCTTTTTGTcattaatttaataaataatattcatgttttttaCCAATGATTCTCATTGGTAGCCGTACTCTGGGAACCCACTTTTTAGTATGATAACGTTCACATTTTCGTAATCAAGATTTCGAAAATGTTTCGATATCAGATTTGTACAAAAATTATGTAGCCTATTCCTCGCAACGTTTTGAAATAAGCAATCCTATAAACTTCATCAATGGTTTGCATATAAAAAAGATATCCAAGTTTATGaattaaaaacattttacaaAGATAACGGAATACTCTGAACCTAAACACGGTTGACAAGTTTCGATATCGCCACAATCCTTGTAACGAATTTACGCAGAAATAATAGGTCGAGAACTATAAATCTTGATGATCGAAaccaaaataaataattctttcaaattttacaatatttGGCTGATTGTGATTAGGAATTTTCTACTCTATATTAACATTATGGGCTCTTTTCCATACAACCATATTTATATCACGTCCTACGGGATCGAAATACCCTAATGGAGTTCAACAATTTAGTACAAAAATGAGAGCTACACTTGTGCGAACATGAATTTGCTGATTCGCAGCATCGTCTGTTTTCGTATTTGTGTATTAAAATAACTTAAATAATGCCTTACTTATTTTAATGTTTGGgacaaaacaaaatatataaataacgGAGAGCTGCCAATACTTGAGATATAAGTTGTGTGCAACAACAAAGCACAGAGAGAAAAGCAAGGTAATGATGTGAATACAATCGCAACGATGATTCATCGTTTGAATACTGTTcttatgaatgttttttttttttcataaataatttGACCATTCAGATTGAAATAGCGGTGGCGCGCACAGCAGCGCTAAGCAATGGATTAGGATCGGGTTCTTCAGTGAGCATTACAACTTTGATCCATTCACGTTTTTTGTTGCTCTGTCTTAAAGCATCTATAACAGCTTGTATGTAAAGTCCATCTTCGAAGGTCGCAGCCAACGAGACAGGCTCTTTGATCCATCCGCGTTTGTCCTCTACTGGCTGAAATGCTTCTCTCAGTgcctcaatcatttttttcaaacctttCACGTAAGGCCGCGGTATCGAATCCGCGACTGAgggaattttcgaatcttcaAGATTTTCGTTGTCTACGTACAATATTTCCTCGCCAGCACTTCTACAACCATGTAAATCTCCGCCACGCACCACTAGGTGACCTTTGGGACCGCAAACAAGCACTTCCTGCGTCAACTGACCCTCCAGGTGGTTACTCAATGTAGCTGTCACCAACGCACCACCCGTtaattccatttgaaaacaacaaaaatctgGCGATGTCACGTGCCGAATCCCATTTATGTGCTCTGTTGTTCTTGTAAATGTTCTCACAACCGCATGTACTTTTAATGCTTTCTGACCAATTAGATAAAATATCAGATCTATTACGTGACTTCCTACCAGAGCCAATATTCCTCCTCCCATTATGTCATCGCACAACCAATCATAGcctggaacaaaaaaaatttgttatgCTGGAGTACCGTTCAATAGTTTTTATTATTCctggtgaaaaaatttgagctagttaactaaaaaaaaactagtcgCTTTGTGCAATCGTCATTTATGAACAgctacaaatattttttcataagtattttgaaagtttccctacatttttttgaaccGATCATCATTTATAATGGTTATTTAATAAATCATCTTTTTGATAAAAGTTCAAAACTATCatataaaagaaatttctcaaaaaaattccattcaactttagtttttgtatactttttcatattgTCATGCAATATTAGGGATGGTCCAAATATATTCAATGTCTGGTTGAAAGGCACATCATTAATAAACTTTGAGCACAGAATCTTTGCAGCCAAATtgtataaataattattgaaaattgatttacaaATTCTCAgtatacaaaatatttttcgatgatttttatttcacaataaATTTACCAAAATTATAATTAATCACAATCGAACCAGCTAATCAATTGTATTTTGGACTCACAATCATTGCCTGGAGTTAATTAAATCTATGGTATAATTTAACTCTGTTTCTGTCATTTTACTAACCATTATGCAAGAGGCTTCCCATTTGGACTCTAACATCAATGACTGTAACAGGACCACCAAGATATCCAGCATCAAgagcatttttcatttgtaaaaATGCTGGTAGGAATCTGAGACTGTGATTAACAATACTGATAAGCGATGGATAATATTGAGCAGCACGGACCATTTTGAGAGCTTCGCTCTGACTAAGTCCAGCTGGTTTGTCACACACAACATGTTTACCAATGCCCAATGCTTTGACAGCAATTTGAGCATGTAAACTTGGAGAGCACATGATAAATATGAGGTCGACATCTTTGCGCAACAGAACATCGTCGATACGGCTTGTGTGAAAtggaatattcaaatctaCAGCGATTTCAGCAGCTTCAGTCAAAGTACGACCCCATACTGCCTCGATCTTAAAACCTTTTTGCCGCAAAAATGGTACAATTACTCTAACAACACTGCTTGTCCCAAACAAACCTATGCCGGGCAACATTTTATAACGTCAATTTATTTTCACCGCACTGATCTGTTCGGCTACTTGTTTATTTCCGTTTGTTTTGGTTCACGGATTCATTTCACGGATAACGAGGTTatgttcgagaaaaaaaaacggagaaaaCGCTAGTGCGCTTCGAATACACAAGAATCCGtacatttttaaaactaatATCATACTTTTTTGGGATGaggaattttttgaattattcagCCCCCTCAACCAATTGTCGATCCTTTCATGTTtgtgtcatttttttattattctgatTTGCTCAGCCTTCTCGCCAGCAGCAGGTTGTGACAATAATGGTGACAATTCAAAACAATGCACGAAATGCACTTATGATAAAACACTAAAAAGATACGAACTGACAATATTACTGGACAATCCAGTGATACTCTGGTGccttttagtttgaatttgtCAAATGTTTTGTCGAAATATATTGAGATGATTCATCATTTATGACGAATCAATGCTTTTCAGTAATTTATTCTTCGAATCTTCAAGATATGCATGATTCATTAACACTACGTGTATTATCAGTTTATATTAGTTGAAATTCTCTGATCCAGTCACCATTCACGTTTCTGCTCAATCGAAAGCACGTTGAAAATATGTACGTAATTAATTTATGTCTAAGTGTCAGTAAAAATGCGTTTTGCGAAACTCTTTTACTTCAGTGCATCGTTAGTGAACTGAAAAACAAT includes:
- the LOC122409541 gene encoding glucose-fructose oxidoreductase domain-containing protein 1, which translates into the protein MLPGIGLFGTSSVVRVIVPFLRQKGFKIEAVWGRTLTEAAEIAVDLNIPFHTSRIDDVLLRKDVDLIFIMCSPSLHAQIAVKALGIGKHVVCDKPAGLSQSEALKMVRAAQYYPSLISIVNHSLRFLPAFLQMKNALDAGYLGGPVTVIDVRVQMGSLLHNGYDWLCDDIMGGGILALVGSHVIDLIFYLIGQKALKVHAVVRTFTRTTEHINGIRHVTSPDFCCFQMELTGGALVTATLSNHLEGQLTQEVLVCGPKGHLVVRGGDLHGCRSAGEEILYVDNENLEDSKIPSVADSIPRPYVKGLKKMIEALREAFQPVEDKRGWIKEPVSLAATFEDGLYIQAVIDALRQSNKKREWIKVVMLTEEPDPNPLLSAAVRATAISI